The following proteins are encoded in a genomic region of Ferviditalea candida:
- a CDS encoding XdhC family protein: MPFAVVTVVRSAKPTSAVVGSKALVYPNGQMFGFVGGHCTQSLVVSQALECIETGESRLLLITSDESQIRVNDGVTVMPMTCHSEGTVELFIEPKLPAPTLLVIGDSPIAKYLLTFGEHMNFNVKSLSLEQISKSEAPDVHLLKDKIQQILKPGSYVVIATMGVYDEESIRALAGIELSYAGLITSPKRKAKVLDWIKDQGLSAQFSSFISAPAGLDLGAVEPSEIAITILAEIIQYRRQKKRPAVKFEARITERNEAIDPVCHMVVDMDKTLFKTEYQGKEYGFCCPHCRQAFLKDPDSYVKEVNV; this comes from the coding sequence TTGCCTTTTGCTGTAGTCACAGTCGTACGCAGCGCGAAACCGACATCAGCCGTTGTCGGTTCCAAAGCCTTGGTTTATCCGAATGGCCAAATGTTCGGATTTGTCGGCGGACATTGCACGCAATCGCTGGTCGTTTCTCAAGCGCTGGAATGTATCGAAACGGGAGAGAGCCGGCTGCTGCTGATCACGTCCGACGAATCTCAGATTCGAGTGAATGACGGTGTGACAGTGATGCCCATGACGTGTCATTCGGAGGGGACTGTAGAGTTGTTTATTGAACCGAAGCTTCCGGCGCCGACACTGCTGGTGATTGGCGATTCACCGATAGCCAAATATTTGCTGACCTTTGGGGAGCACATGAATTTCAATGTCAAGTCGCTGTCGCTGGAGCAAATCAGCAAGTCCGAAGCGCCGGATGTTCATTTATTGAAGGACAAAATTCAGCAAATATTAAAGCCGGGTTCCTATGTCGTGATTGCCACAATGGGCGTTTATGATGAAGAAAGCATTCGTGCACTCGCAGGGATTGAGCTTTCCTATGCAGGTCTCATAACGAGTCCCAAGCGCAAAGCGAAAGTATTGGATTGGATAAAGGATCAGGGGCTGTCCGCGCAATTCAGCTCCTTTATTTCGGCTCCGGCCGGACTGGATTTGGGGGCTGTGGAGCCTTCCGAAATCGCGATTACGATTCTTGCTGAAATCATTCAGTACCGGAGACAAAAGAAACGGCCCGCGGTCAAATTTGAAGCGCGGATCACAGAACGCAACGAGGCCATTGATCCGGTTTGTCATATGGTCGTCGATATGGATAAAACGTTGTTTAAAACCGAATACCAAGGGAAAGAATACGGGTTTTGCTGTCCGCACTGCCGACAGGCGTTTTTGAAGGATCCCGATTCTTATGTGAAAGAAGTCAATGTATAA
- a CDS encoding SRPBCC family protein has product MRKYSGDFAIPVSREVVWEFLIDPNKVGHCLPDLLELEIKDQTHFDAKVRVGLGPVRGAFSLSNSLTVTEPGVSAVMTSKGGGMGSGMNMNAVMSLEDIEGGKGTLLKWSCDVVVSGPIATIGGRLIDGQARKVTEQVFENIRTAVVELSEAAN; this is encoded by the coding sequence ATGAGAAAATACAGTGGAGATTTTGCAATCCCGGTTTCACGGGAAGTCGTATGGGAGTTTTTGATTGATCCGAACAAGGTGGGGCATTGCTTGCCTGATTTGCTGGAATTGGAAATCAAGGATCAAACTCATTTCGACGCCAAGGTGCGTGTAGGATTGGGACCGGTTCGCGGCGCGTTCAGTCTTTCCAACAGCCTGACCGTGACGGAGCCGGGGGTTTCCGCCGTCATGACGTCCAAAGGGGGCGGAATGGGCAGCGGGATGAATATGAATGCCGTCATGTCGCTCGAAGATATTGAAGGCGGGAAAGGCACACTTTTGAAATGGTCGTGCGATGTGGTCGTCAGCGGTCCGATCGCAACGATCGGCGGACGTCTGATCGACGGTCAAGCCCGCAAGGTGACTGAGCAGGTTTTTGAAAATATTCGCACGGCGGTTGTCGAGCTGTCCGAAGCGGCCAACTAG
- a CDS encoding AAA family ATPase, protein MKENIHSLREALYDNRYVADDALATVLYLAGRLRRPLLLEGPAGVGKTELAKAMSEIRGGSFIRLQCYEGLDAAHALYDWDYPKQLLMARGIYESGEGRRPVNDLYSEYYLIERPLLKAVRSQSDSVLLIDEVDRTDEEFEALLLEFLAEFQITIPELGTFRADDPPMVILTSNRTRSLSDALRRRCLYFWIDFPSLEREIETIKLRVPGLSDELIRQIARSAKKMRQWSLLKPPGMAETIEWAEAMVELNADSLNEEWLSLTLGCVIKTQEDMEFVRQKGLSLLWNL, encoded by the coding sequence GTGAAAGAGAACATCCATTCATTGAGGGAAGCACTATACGACAATCGCTATGTGGCTGACGATGCCTTGGCGACAGTATTGTATCTGGCGGGGCGCTTGAGGCGCCCTCTTCTTTTGGAAGGGCCTGCAGGAGTGGGAAAAACGGAATTAGCCAAGGCAATGTCTGAAATTCGCGGAGGCAGTTTTATCCGTCTGCAGTGCTATGAGGGTTTGGATGCCGCTCATGCGCTTTACGATTGGGACTATCCCAAGCAATTGTTGATGGCGCGCGGAATTTATGAAAGCGGGGAGGGGCGCCGGCCTGTGAATGATCTGTATTCCGAGTACTATTTGATTGAGCGTCCTCTCCTCAAAGCAGTCCGCTCACAATCGGACTCCGTTCTGCTGATTGATGAGGTGGACCGCACGGATGAGGAATTTGAAGCGCTGCTGCTGGAATTTTTGGCGGAGTTTCAAATCACGATTCCGGAATTAGGGACGTTTCGAGCCGATGATCCGCCGATGGTCATTCTCACCTCCAATCGGACACGTTCTCTTTCCGATGCGCTAAGAAGGCGCTGTCTTTACTTCTGGATCGATTTTCCGAGCTTGGAGAGGGAAATTGAAACCATCAAGCTGCGCGTTCCCGGACTTTCCGATGAACTGATCAGGCAAATTGCCCGGTCTGCCAAAAAAATGAGGCAATGGTCTTTGCTGAAACCCCCGGGAATGGCTGAAACGATTGAATGGGCGGAAGCCATGGTTGAATTAAATGCGGACAGCTTGAATGAGGAATGGCTGTCCTTGACATTGGGATGTGTGATAAAAACCCAGGAAGATATGGAATTCGTCAGGCAGAAAGGTTTGTCGCTTTTATGGAATTTATAG
- a CDS encoding vWA domain-containing protein, protein MEFIEILLKSMVEQVQSFGPFLRKNGFRVSITESLNAATALTLLDIESMEQVMDGLRSIYAKSPAEWSAFPSLFKRHFCVDQHTLKLPKTLEEDPGLSNAGNSYREVASSFQTTGGLLPAYSPDLGQRYPIRIVNEGGLGEMLHWAEKSVLQMKRPRSRRFKEGRRPRFDFRRTLRNAVKNGGEPFVLFKREYRQARPQIVMVADISGSMKAYADFFLTMAWAFMQSRARIEVFVFSTDLKRITPYLSHKLFKGIPEEQLMGLKGGTRIGFSLSRLASRYESLLRKNTHLIIVSDGFDTGDPRVLRQTMDYLSKRAGQLVWINPLLGEQEYEPVSMGMKTALPYLDRFVDIHDRKTWAEAVRTNIFSGNRS, encoded by the coding sequence ATGGAATTTATAGAAATCCTATTGAAGTCGATGGTTGAGCAGGTTCAAAGCTTTGGTCCGTTTTTGCGAAAAAACGGTTTTCGCGTTAGCATAACCGAAAGCTTGAACGCCGCTACGGCATTGACTTTGTTGGACATTGAATCGATGGAGCAGGTGATGGACGGCTTGCGTTCCATTTATGCGAAATCGCCTGCAGAATGGTCGGCATTTCCAAGCCTGTTCAAACGCCATTTTTGCGTTGATCAGCATACGCTCAAGCTACCGAAAACGCTGGAGGAGGATCCCGGGTTATCCAACGCCGGCAATTCCTATAGGGAGGTTGCTTCCTCCTTTCAAACGACAGGAGGATTGCTGCCTGCCTACAGTCCGGATCTGGGTCAACGCTATCCGATTCGGATTGTGAATGAAGGCGGGTTGGGAGAAATGCTTCACTGGGCCGAAAAATCGGTGCTCCAAATGAAAAGGCCGCGAAGCCGCCGCTTTAAAGAAGGGAGACGTCCGCGGTTCGATTTCCGCCGTACGCTGCGCAACGCGGTCAAAAACGGCGGAGAACCGTTTGTGCTTTTTAAGCGCGAATACCGGCAGGCGCGTCCGCAAATCGTCATGGTTGCGGATATCTCGGGATCGATGAAAGCCTACGCCGATTTTTTCCTGACGATGGCCTGGGCGTTCATGCAATCCCGTGCCAGGATAGAAGTCTTCGTATTCAGCACGGATTTGAAAAGAATCACTCCGTATTTATCTCATAAGCTGTTCAAGGGAATTCCGGAGGAACAATTGATGGGTTTGAAGGGCGGTACGCGCATCGGGTTTTCTTTATCTCGCCTGGCCAGCCGTTATGAGAGTCTGCTGCGTAAAAATACGCATTTGATTATCGTTTCCGACGGCTTTGATACCGGCGATCCGCGGGTGCTTCGGCAGACCATGGATTATCTTTCCAAACGGGCGGGACAGCTCGTTTGGATCAATCCGCTGCTGGGCGAGCAGGAGTACGAGCCCGTTTCGATGGGAATGAAAACCGCACTGCCTTATCTGGACAGATTCGTTGACATCCACGACCGCAAGACATGGGCTGAGGCAGTAAGGACGAATATATTTTCCGGAAATCGGTCTTGA
- a CDS encoding uracil/xanthine transporter, with translation MSRLTASSTFLAGLQWLFFMFTNTIVIPLSLGAALHLSSSEITSSVQRSFIYTGIACLLQVFLGHRFALMEGQSGLWWGVILSLAAIASSSGTDLGVVGGSLATGIMIAGLLIALLGGLGIGKVLNKIFTPIVMSVFLLLLASQLILIFFKGMLGLSGNGQISIPEAGLSIFLVLLVTWLNLKGKGLISNFSILIGIIVGWLIHSLWIPSSALSTTADGVLFEWFPWGSPQLEWGIVITAVLAGLLNTTNTIATLREAEDLFEKPVSDRIYKRSFIVTGINTTISGIFGLVPYAPYTSSIGFLRTTRILERSAFIVGSILFMILGLIPALGSFFSTLPMSVGDAVLFVAYLQLFGSALRYLEGIRFNSKTIYRIAAPTLLGIAIINLPAASLSSIPMYLRPLLSNGLLMGILVAIIIENTVNWSSYEISKVKQEARNKAC, from the coding sequence TTGTCTCGTTTAACTGCATCTTCCACATTTCTTGCCGGGCTGCAATGGCTTTTTTTTATGTTTACGAACACGATTGTTATTCCTCTTTCACTAGGGGCGGCGCTGCATTTATCCTCTTCGGAGATCACTTCCTCAGTTCAGAGGTCCTTTATCTACACGGGTATTGCCTGTCTTCTGCAGGTTTTTTTGGGACATCGATTCGCACTGATGGAAGGACAATCCGGTTTGTGGTGGGGGGTCATTCTCTCGCTTGCTGCAATTGCCTCCTCTTCCGGTACGGATTTGGGCGTTGTCGGAGGATCTTTGGCGACGGGCATCATGATCGCCGGATTGCTGATAGCTTTGCTGGGCGGTCTGGGGATCGGTAAAGTGCTGAACAAAATCTTCACGCCTATCGTCATGAGCGTATTCTTGCTGCTTCTTGCCAGCCAGTTGATTCTCATTTTTTTCAAAGGCATGTTGGGCCTCAGCGGGAACGGGCAAATTTCGATACCGGAAGCGGGGTTGTCGATTTTTCTTGTGCTGCTGGTAACGTGGCTGAATTTGAAGGGCAAAGGACTGATCAGCAATTTTTCCATCTTGATCGGCATTATTGTCGGATGGCTGATCCATTCGCTTTGGATTCCATCTTCCGCGTTGAGTACAACTGCTGACGGCGTTCTCTTCGAATGGTTTCCTTGGGGGAGTCCGCAATTGGAATGGGGAATCGTCATTACCGCAGTATTAGCCGGTCTGTTGAATACGACCAATACGATTGCCACCTTGCGCGAGGCGGAGGATTTATTCGAAAAACCGGTATCCGATCGTATATATAAACGTTCTTTTATTGTTACCGGTATAAATACGACAATTTCCGGTATATTCGGGCTTGTTCCTTACGCTCCTTACACGTCCTCAATCGGTTTTTTGCGTACGACGAGAATTTTGGAGCGGTCCGCTTTTATCGTTGGATCCATTCTTTTTATGATTCTCGGATTGATACCCGCATTGGGCTCATTTTTTTCTACGCTTCCAATGAGTGTGGGGGATGCGGTATTGTTCGTCGCGTATCTCCAATTGTTCGGATCGGCGCTCCGTTACCTGGAAGGAATTCGCTTTAATTCCAAAACCATCTATCGAATAGCCGCACCCACTTTGTTGGGGATTGCCATTATCAATCTCCCCGCAGCATCGTTGAGTTCGATTCCCATGTATCTTCGTCCGCTGTTAAGCAACGGTCTTTTGATGGGTATATTGGTTGCCATTATTATTGAAAATACGGTGAACTGGTCCTCCTATGAGATTTCGAAAGTAAAGCAGGAAGCGAGGAATAAAGCGTGTTAG
- a CDS encoding GlcG/HbpS family heme-binding protein codes for MELTLNTARKLIEKGKEKAGKNFGRPICIAIGDASGSLLTFDRMEGAPLRSIRISQQKAYTAIRMGVSTDVFLSRLQQDRLEISYYCDPGLTALPGGNLLKNKSGKIIGCVGVSGLAVSEDQAITEYIAKLVSEENID; via the coding sequence ATGGAACTTACATTGAACACGGCCAGAAAACTGATTGAAAAAGGAAAGGAAAAAGCTGGCAAAAATTTCGGCAGGCCGATCTGCATTGCGATCGGCGATGCTTCGGGTTCGCTGCTGACCTTTGACCGTATGGAGGGTGCGCCTTTACGCAGTATCCGCATTTCTCAACAAAAGGCGTACACGGCGATTCGGATGGGGGTTTCTACAGACGTTTTTCTTTCAAGGCTGCAGCAGGATCGGCTGGAAATCAGCTATTATTGCGATCCCGGATTGACGGCTTTGCCGGGCGGAAATCTGCTGAAAAACAAATCCGGTAAAATTATCGGTTGTGTGGGAGTAAGCGGTCTTGCAGTGAGTGAGGATCAGGCGATTACGGAATACATAGCCAAATTGGTTTCTGAAGAAAATATCGATTAA
- a CDS encoding ArsR/SmtB family transcription factor: MKQCMTVMPRVCCGDIPLLEASEAERLAMTAKALSDPIRVQIIHFLQGRSDLCTCEFEELLGLAQSKVSYHLKILLQAGLIEREIYGSWSHYKLRDQDLLNKLEALIKKN, translated from the coding sequence ATGAAGCAATGCATGACGGTCATGCCACGTGTATGCTGCGGAGATATCCCCTTGTTGGAAGCTTCCGAAGCCGAGCGTCTGGCAATGACGGCAAAAGCGCTGAGCGACCCGATCCGGGTTCAAATAATTCACTTTTTACAAGGCCGTTCGGACCTGTGCACTTGTGAATTTGAAGAGCTGTTGGGACTGGCTCAGTCAAAGGTGTCTTATCATCTGAAGATTTTGCTGCAGGCCGGATTGATTGAGCGTGAAATTTACGGTTCATGGAGCCATTATAAGCTTCGCGATCAAGATTTGCTGAATAAGCTTGAGGCCTTAATCAAAAAAAATTGA
- a CDS encoding MATE family efflux transporter — protein sequence MKGKHELTKGPIVPTLMRLTLPIIATNFISTTYGLVDMIWIGRLGSGPVAAIGTASFFVNLAAALFTMISIGTGVKVAHSMGAGREDQAKELIHSGFWMSMGLGILYMLFIFLAKNQLIGFFELGSREVERMAAQFLTVSAIGTIFTFFNLLFGSVLNSMGNSGRPFRIYTVGFVVNLLLDPLLIFGIGGFNGLGVVGAALATLTANMIVTGLFGVYVYNSRLLSKKLTFNRNQMKQILRMGSPITVQRVAFTVISIIIAKIIVQWGPDAIAVQKIGIQIESISYMTIGGLQGAIAAFIGQNYGANKQDRIQKGYRNALILTSIFGILISILFILFPKQLFSFFLTDEASLKLGADYMRIIGFSQLFMCMELMTVGAFNGIGKTHIPPIFSIVLTALRIPMALVLSGPFGLNGVWMSIALSSVLKGSILVFWFMRSLRKIDEPLVNQSLKAM from the coding sequence ATGAAGGGGAAACACGAATTAACGAAAGGCCCGATTGTCCCGACTCTAATGAGATTGACGCTGCCGATTATTGCGACCAATTTTATATCCACGACCTATGGGCTTGTCGACATGATATGGATCGGGAGGCTGGGAAGCGGACCGGTTGCGGCCATTGGGACGGCAAGCTTCTTCGTCAACCTGGCGGCGGCCTTGTTTACAATGATCTCCATCGGAACCGGAGTCAAAGTCGCGCACAGCATGGGGGCGGGCAGGGAGGATCAAGCAAAAGAGCTGATTCACAGCGGATTTTGGATGTCCATGGGCTTGGGCATTCTGTATATGCTGTTTATCTTTCTGGCAAAAAATCAGCTGATCGGTTTTTTCGAATTAGGCAGCAGAGAAGTCGAACGCATGGCGGCTCAATTTTTGACCGTTTCTGCAATCGGTACAATCTTTACTTTTTTTAATCTGTTGTTCGGCTCCGTCTTGAATTCAATGGGAAACAGCGGAAGGCCGTTCCGTATATATACCGTCGGTTTTGTTGTCAATTTGCTGCTGGACCCCCTTCTCATATTCGGAATAGGCGGCTTCAACGGATTGGGCGTGGTAGGCGCAGCGCTTGCGACGTTAACGGCGAATATGATCGTGACGGGTTTGTTCGGGGTCTATGTTTACAATTCACGCCTGTTATCCAAAAAGCTGACATTCAATAGGAATCAAATGAAACAAATTCTTCGGATGGGAAGCCCGATCACGGTGCAGCGCGTTGCATTTACCGTCATTTCTATTATCATTGCCAAAATTATTGTCCAGTGGGGACCGGATGCCATTGCCGTTCAAAAGATCGGCATTCAAATTGAATCAATCTCCTATATGACGATTGGCGGTCTGCAAGGTGCGATCGCAGCCTTCATCGGTCAAAATTATGGCGCCAACAAACAGGACCGAATTCAAAAAGGGTATCGGAATGCTTTGATCCTAACATCGATCTTCGGAATTCTGATTTCGATCCTTTTTATTTTATTCCCGAAGCAGCTTTTTTCATTCTTCCTGACGGATGAGGCCAGCCTGAAGCTGGGCGCCGATTATATGAGAATCATCGGATTCTCGCAATTGTTTATGTGCATGGAGCTGATGACGGTCGGCGCCTTCAACGGGATCGGAAAGACCCATATTCCGCCGATTTTCAGCATTGTTTTGACGGCCTTGAGGATTCCGATGGCACTGGTGTTATCAGGTCCGTTTGGACTCAATGGCGTATGGATGTCGATTGCTTTAAGCAGTGTGCTGAAAGGGAGCATTCTGGTCTTCTGGTTTATGCGGTCTCTCAGAAAAATCGATGAACCGCTTGTCAATCAATCTTTAAAGGCGATGTGA
- the gshAB gene encoding bifunctional glutamate--cysteine ligase GshA/glutathione synthetase GshB: MGMLNSQFLQIVKDHDLHADILRGKFGLEKENTRVDKDGKLALTPHPKAFGSKMENPYIKTDFSESQIEMITPAFDTIDETYNFLETLHDIVTLELHDEYLWPSSNPPELPDDEEIPIAVMNDPVEDQYRLELSRKYGRKRQLLCGIHYNFSFDEAFLESLHRETALPEQDFKDFKDAVYMKVARNLLKYRWLLIHLTGASPVFNKTYIERCVQLGDHLDEESRFFPNMNSLRNSVCGYRTGKPFYVSFNSVEEYVRDLQSLVDSNELLSVKEFYNPVRVKPAKRDDFLQDLLQNGIAYLELRMIDLNPLYKNGISKETMQFIHLFLVFMLLMDDEPFGEKEQKVAALNHDSLVKDGITGQFYGEGNRLVTLREKALVLMGEMEQMVQVLKPDHQPFIRLLELEKQRIQHPELSFAAMVKSEIQKSSYLHYHLGKARQYAKQSEANGYQFIGYEDLELSTQLLLKAAIKRGIEFELLDREDNFIVLKKGGHQEFVKQATKTSLDSYSTVLIMENKLVTKKVLKQHGIRVPNGRAYHELGEAMADYGLHRDKPIVIKPKSTNFGLGVTIFTGGCSKEDYRKAFEMAFEHDRTVLLEEFMTGREYRFLVMGGEVVGILHRVPANVVGDGIHTIEQLVDEKNKDPLRGTGYKTPLERIRLGEVEEMLLKNQSKSRTDILAKGEIVYLRENSNISTGGDSIDYTDDIPESYKRIAVHSAKAAGATFCGVDMMIDNIAAEASETNYSIIEINFNPAIHIHCYPYKGKNRKADEKILDLLFGKI; the protein is encoded by the coding sequence ATGGGTATGTTGAACAGTCAATTTTTGCAAATCGTGAAGGACCATGACTTGCATGCGGATATTCTGCGAGGCAAATTCGGTCTGGAAAAAGAAAATACCCGGGTCGACAAAGACGGGAAGCTTGCGCTGACTCCTCATCCGAAAGCTTTCGGCAGCAAAATGGAAAATCCCTATATCAAGACGGATTTTTCGGAAAGCCAGATTGAGATGATTACACCCGCTTTCGATACGATTGATGAAACCTATAATTTTTTGGAAACCCTCCATGATATTGTGACGCTGGAGCTGCATGACGAATATTTATGGCCGAGCAGCAATCCGCCGGAGCTGCCGGATGACGAGGAAATCCCGATTGCCGTCATGAATGATCCCGTTGAGGATCAGTATCGTCTTGAGCTGTCGCGAAAATACGGCCGGAAAAGACAGCTGCTCTGCGGAATCCATTACAATTTTTCGTTTGATGAGGCTTTTTTGGAAAGCTTGCATCGAGAGACGGCTTTGCCGGAACAAGACTTCAAGGATTTCAAGGACGCTGTCTATATGAAGGTCGCACGGAATTTGCTGAAATACCGTTGGCTGCTCATCCATTTAACCGGGGCCAGTCCGGTTTTTAATAAAACGTATATTGAGCGGTGCGTTCAATTGGGAGATCATCTTGATGAGGAAAGCCGCTTTTTTCCGAACATGAACTCGTTGCGCAACAGCGTGTGCGGATACCGCACGGGAAAGCCATTCTATGTTTCCTTCAATTCGGTTGAAGAATATGTCAGGGACTTGCAGTCCTTGGTTGATTCCAACGAGCTGCTGAGCGTGAAGGAATTTTACAATCCGGTCAGGGTGAAGCCGGCCAAAAGGGATGACTTCTTGCAGGACTTGCTGCAGAACGGCATAGCCTACCTGGAGCTCCGGATGATTGATTTGAATCCGTTATACAAGAACGGGATAAGCAAAGAAACGATGCAGTTTATTCATTTGTTTCTGGTCTTTATGCTGCTGATGGATGATGAGCCGTTTGGCGAGAAAGAACAAAAAGTGGCTGCCCTTAATCATGACAGTCTTGTAAAGGATGGCATAACGGGACAGTTCTATGGTGAAGGGAACCGCTTGGTTACTTTGCGGGAAAAAGCGCTGGTGCTTATGGGAGAAATGGAGCAAATGGTGCAGGTGCTGAAGCCCGACCACCAGCCGTTTATTCGCCTGCTTGAACTGGAAAAGCAAAGAATTCAGCATCCGGAGCTCAGTTTTGCGGCGATGGTCAAATCGGAGATCCAAAAATCTTCCTATCTTCATTATCATCTGGGGAAAGCAAGGCAATATGCCAAGCAAAGCGAAGCCAACGGATATCAATTCATCGGCTATGAGGACCTGGAGCTTTCGACACAGCTTTTATTGAAGGCGGCGATTAAAAGAGGCATCGAGTTTGAATTGTTGGATCGGGAAGACAATTTTATTGTGTTGAAAAAAGGCGGCCATCAGGAATTTGTAAAGCAAGCCACGAAAACTTCGCTGGATTCGTACAGCACCGTTCTCATCATGGAAAATAAGCTCGTCACCAAGAAAGTCCTGAAGCAGCATGGCATTCGCGTTCCCAATGGCAGAGCATATCATGAGCTTGGCGAGGCGATGGCCGATTACGGGTTGCATCGGGATAAGCCGATCGTAATCAAACCGAAGTCGACGAATTTTGGGTTGGGCGTTACGATTTTCACCGGCGGCTGCTCGAAAGAGGACTATCGAAAAGCGTTTGAAATGGCCTTTGAGCATGACCGGACGGTGCTGCTTGAGGAATTCATGACTGGAAGGGAGTATCGTTTTCTTGTGATGGGCGGCGAGGTTGTCGGGATTTTGCACCGGGTGCCGGCCAATGTCGTCGGGGACGGCATTCACACCATCGAGCAACTCGTCGACGAGAAGAATAAAGATCCGTTAAGAGGCACCGGCTATAAAACTCCGCTTGAACGCATCCGTTTGGGCGAAGTGGAAGAAATGCTTTTGAAAAACCAGTCCAAGAGCCGCACAGATATTTTGGCCAAGGGCGAGATCGTTTATTTGCGCGAAAACTCCAATATCAGCACGGGAGGAGACAGCATCGACTATACGGACGACATTCCGGAAAGCTATAAAAGGATTGCCGTTCACTCCGCAAAGGCTGCAGGCGCCACGTTCTGCGGCGTGGATATGATGATCGACAATATCGCGGCGGAAGCTTCGGAAACGAATTACAGCATTATCGAGATCAACTTTAACCCGGCCATCCATATTCATTGCTATCCGTATAAGGGCAAAAATCGCAAGGCTGATGAAAAAATTCTCGATTTGCTGTTTGGAAAAATTTAA
- a CDS encoding substrate-binding domain-containing protein encodes MNAFTIEKWYYLYDYLTRKAGKGMGMRKTIISFLIVGCLVSFVFSVYFAYRVVHEHAYLPFQPEPSASNRYRIAVISKDTDTPFWSEVKAGVRFQANRLRMDILFYGSYRPNPSELLKNMDIAIASKVDGIIVEGMDTPEFAGKVLSALEKGIPVITIATDSPSSLRRAYVGSNDFQDGVKIGTYIKQHLSGHKQIGAVLGDSVNSMENLRLKGLISALKDDADLQVVMAEPSDVNDVNQEINSLLNEHPQVRVLVGLTSDAGVGIVKTVKNRAALAGYSIYSFDDTPDIIHLLRQGFIKATLQQQPRTMGEKSVSLIGQWLSGSGLPLENNYFISSNVIVGEGEK; translated from the coding sequence ATGAATGCGTTTACTATTGAAAAATGGTACTATTTATACGACTACTTAACTAGAAAAGCGGGGAAAGGAATGGGTATGCGAAAAACGATCATATCATTTCTCATTGTCGGATGCCTCGTTTCTTTTGTATTTTCCGTCTATTTTGCTTATCGGGTTGTGCATGAGCATGCCTATCTGCCGTTCCAACCGGAGCCTTCCGCATCCAACCGCTACCGGATTGCCGTGATTTCCAAGGATACGGACACGCCATTTTGGAGCGAGGTAAAGGCCGGGGTGCGATTTCAAGCCAACCGGCTGAGGATGGATATTCTTTTCTACGGATCCTATCGGCCGAATCCGAGCGAATTATTGAAAAACATGGATATTGCCATTGCATCGAAAGTGGACGGCATCATTGTCGAAGGGATGGATACGCCGGAATTCGCCGGAAAAGTCCTTTCCGCCCTGGAGAAAGGCATTCCCGTGATCACCATTGCCACGGACTCGCCTTCCAGCCTGCGGAGGGCCTATGTCGGATCAAATGATTTTCAAGACGGCGTCAAAATCGGAACCTACATCAAGCAGCATCTGAGCGGACATAAACAAATCGGAGCGGTTTTGGGCGATTCCGTTAACAGCATGGAAAATCTCAGACTGAAAGGCTTGATTTCCGCTTTAAAGGATGACGCGGATTTGCAGGTTGTCATGGCCGAGCCTAGCGATGTGAACGACGTCAATCAGGAAATCAACAGTTTGTTGAATGAGCATCCGCAAGTCCGGGTGCTTGTCGGACTCACCTCGGACGCCGGAGTTGGGATTGTCAAGACGGTGAAGAATCGCGCCGCCTTGGCCGGCTATTCGATTTATTCTTTTGACGACACCCCGGATATCATTCATCTCCTGCGGCAAGGCTTCATAAAAGCTACACTGCAGCAGCAGCCCAGAACCATGGGGGAGAAAAGCGTTTCGCTGATCGGCCAATGGCTGAGCGGTTCCGGACTTCCGCTCGAAAACAATTATTTCATCTCTTCCAATGTGATTGTCGGGGAGGGAGAGAAATGA